The genomic window ttaccTCTGTAACACCACCAAAGGTAGGATCTCAAGCTCTCCGTTCTCTTCATCGGTGTCGTCAACTTGCTGTCAGCTACTCCTTCTTCACTAACAGCTGCAACACCACTCACCACTGCCGCTGTTCTTTCTACTTGACGCTGCATCAACAGCCACCGTCACCTTGactaattgttcttcatctctgCTGCTCGCCAAAAAAAACTCGGAGCCTCTGCCGTCGTCTACTATTTTCTTCACCAAACGCTTTCCCAACTGCAGCACCGACCACCGCCATTCTACTCCTTCCATCACCGTGAGCTCCTTCTTCCTTACCGCTGATAATCTCTGTATTTTGAAGTGCCATTCCATTTGTGTTTACTCAATATGTAGGAAGATAGATATATGGTTGTACACTTGTCGCACAACTAACCATCTACTGTTCTCCGATTGTATATAggaagatagatagatagatagatagatatgaaAGCTCTTTTTCTTTGTGACATGGCTTATTGTTTTGTTTGTAAAATCTCGTATCAACTCTTCCAATTGTTTTAAGCTCCAATTTTTTAATACTCATCAATAACAGATAACTTATATCACCAGGTTGGTACCTCATAAGTTCATATCATTTCTTTGACCACCAAGAGAGAACAAATGTATCAATATATCACTTTTCCCACTGCCTAGTATGTTGATCACTGAAAGCTGGTAATCATTTATTTATCACaagaaataaacaataaaaatgtatcaattttgattttgtttagtcATAAAAGAATCATTTATGACCATGAATCCATAATTTGAAGATGCCAATACTATGGTATGAATCATTCATACACCAATTATCAGCATATTTCATCTGGTTCAACGGGTAAAGCATCCAGTTTTGGATccaaaaacaacaaaattaaaaggaaatggtACGCATTAAATTACATATTACATTCTCTCCCCCTTAATTTTACCCTAAAATAATAGATTTGAATCTAAGGTCAGATCTTCATCACAAGCATAAATTTACTGTAAGCGCAAAGGAACACTAGTAAATGATGGTTAATCCTACAAATCCAGCCTGGGCATGTGAATATGAAATTGGCAATAATCATAACAGGTAGTATAATTTTGTAAAAAACTAGATAAATAATCACAAAATTAGCAAagcagtaagaacagataaattCTCAGAAGTCAAAACTCATAAAGAAGGCATAGGAGTTGACTAAAATCAAACCATTCAGAAGACAGCTTGTCCGCTAGGGTTTGATGAACTGAATTTGGGATGACCTAATTGGAAGGCGAGGATATGGTGGTGAAACTAAGCTTTCGTGATAAATAAAGACGTACAATCCTATTGAAGGAGTAGGTTTCAATACAGGAAATTCAAGGCTACCATTATCCAAATTATACAGAACTATCCTTGAAGTTGATGCAACCGCCACAAGAATATTGTTTCCCCAGATATACAATGGACGTAAATGATGATCAGTTAGACGCGGAAGGCAGGGGATGATGGCCAATTTAGTCCAAGATTTAGGCACTCCATACTCCTTCATGATCCACACGAACCAATGAGTTTTCTCATGATTATAACAATATGCAAGGCAGTTCCTCAGCTCACATAACCGTGGGAAGTTGAAGGTTTTATCATTCGGATCACTGAGGGGCAGGGAAAACTCACTAAAAGTCTCCTTCACCAAGTCAAGGGAAAAAACCAAGCAATCCAGGATCCAGTTAAGGGTAGCGGTGCCAGGCACAAATACCCCTTTACGATCACCCTTTATGCTGCTAAATGGGATACCTTGAATGGCTCTCTTGGAAGGGTTGCTGCAAAATGTATGAATTTTGGTTGTATGATACCCCATGTGATTTACAACCACAACAAGCTTGTACTTGTCATTCACATGATCATAGCCGAAGCCGAAAACGGATAAGAAATCCCCACGTTCCACCGATGGGGTTGTCAATAATCCAGTACAGGGAT from Arachis ipaensis cultivar K30076 chromosome B09, Araip1.1, whole genome shotgun sequence includes these protein-coding regions:
- the LOC107616523 gene encoding F-box/kelch-repeat protein At3g23880-like, which produces MEQPHDYYEMKKKPLRVTINAPKRLLSSTVTQSQPLPFLPDELIREILLRLPARSLLRLRRVCGLWKTLISSSQFAKDHLQHSTAADPSLSGPRVAYHHSCHYGFGDFSLRSLVENPSKPTEVVLFEERRNHTVIGSCNGLLCFYDVVGINIFFRLWNPCTGLLTTPSVERGDFLSVFGFGYDHVNDKYKLVVVVNHMGYHTTKIHTFCSNPSKRAIQGIPFSSIKGDRKGVFVPGTATLNWILDCLVFSLDLVKETFSEFSLPLSDPNDKTFNFPRLCELRNCLAYCYNHEKTHWFVWIMKEYGVPKSWTKLAIIPCLPRLTDHHLRPLYIWGNNILVAVASTSRIVLYNLDNGSLEFPVLKPTPSIGLYVFIYHESLVSPPYPRLPIRSSQIQFIKP